TCACTTAAGAATTTTGAGTTAATTAAGTAGTTAATTACTTTGAGGTGCTTATGACTTCTACAAACATCAATTTTTTAGAACAAAGTGTATCAAAATTTCAGAGTTTGGATACAGACGATCGCTTGACTGTCCTAGCCTTACTTTATACTGAAATTGGTGATGAAATTCCGTCTCTATGTCTCAATAATGTACCGAATGAAAAGACTGCGAATTTAGTTGCACAAATTCAAAACCTGCCACAGGCAGAACAGCTTTTTGCTTTGCGTCAGTTGCTAAACCAAGATGAAGTAGGAGAAACAGCAATTCCTACTGAAGAGTACGCTGCAATGAACGCTGATGATAAATTAGGTTTTTGGTATCAATTAGCCCAAAATTTGGGAACTTCAATCATCAATGTACCAGATGACTATATACCTTCTGAAAAAGCTACAGAAGTAGTAGATTTACTTCACACACCAAACATTGAAGATTTAGTGACTTTCTTCAAGCGGGTGCTGTAACAGTTTTGAGTTAAGAAACAAAGGTGGGTCTATACCCCACCTTTGTTTTTAAGTTAATGATTATGGTATCTTCTCCTGAACATTAGTTAAGGAAATTTATCTGTTAAGGCAGCAGGGAGAGAGAAAAAGGCTTAACCCAAGCGTATTGGTATGTGCCTTATTAATTAACTACGCTTGAATGATGAAGTCTGAACCTATCAAAGTCGGCGCACCATTCAGAGTCGCAAATAGACCACCATTGCCAAAACCAGCCGCGCTACCATTTTGGTTATAGAACAACTGTCCACTCACAGCGTCATACACAATTTTCGCCGTGCTGGTCGCTGCTGAAGAAGTAATTTTAAAATCACTGGTATTACTAAAACCCGTTCCCGCAGCAGAAGTAATAGCACTAAAGGTAGTCTTATCCAGGATAATTTTGTCACCTTGGGAGTGTTTAAAATCAGCGATCGCATCTTGACCAACAGCAGCACTGGTAAAGGGAGCATTCGTGTTGTACAAAAATCTGTCAGCACCCGCACCACCTACAAGGGTATCATTGCCTGTACCACCAATGAGAGTATCATTACCAGCGCCACCCCGCAGCAGGTCGTTGCCACTCTTGCCGTCGATTTTGTCATTACCTCCCTGACCATTGACCACATCAGCAGAGTTATCAAAACCCGTAATGTTGTTGGATAGGTCATTGAGGAATGTCACCGTGTTCTTGTTGAACAGGCTAGTTTGAGTGGAATTGGCATCAAAAACAT
The Nostoc punctiforme PCC 73102 genome window above contains:
- a CDS encoding orange carotenoid protein N-terminal domain-containing protein; its protein translation is MTSTNINFLEQSVSKFQSLDTDDRLTVLALLYTEIGDEIPSLCLNNVPNEKTANLVAQIQNLPQAEQLFALRQLLNQDEVGETAIPTEEYAAMNADDKLGFWYQLAQNLGTSIINVPDDYIPSEKATEVVDLLHTPNIEDLVTFFKRVL